A part of Actinobaculum sp. 313 genomic DNA contains:
- the lexA gene encoding transcriptional repressor LexA: MATASKLTERQAAVLKCVRVGILKYHYPPTVREICESVGLNSTSSVKYQLDSLVRLGYIRRDSHSPRAIVLTEKGMEYGRRKSRDNSDSAPSVAQAQQASQVTFQNGDEIVTVEPPVQVPVVGRIAAGNPILADQMIEDVFTLPRRLTGEGELFTLKVKGDSMIEAAICDGDWVVVRRQPVAENGEIVAALLDDEATVKVLDRRNGHVTLLPCNTAFAPIPADDAEILGRVVTVIRAL; the protein is encoded by the coding sequence CTCAAGTGCGTACGCGTCGGCATCCTCAAATACCACTATCCCCCAACCGTGCGCGAGATCTGTGAGTCGGTGGGTCTCAACTCCACGTCGTCAGTCAAGTACCAGCTAGACTCCCTTGTTCGGCTCGGATACATTCGCCGCGACTCCCACAGTCCGCGCGCCATCGTTTTGACGGAGAAGGGGATGGAATATGGGCGTCGCAAGTCCCGCGATAATTCGGACTCCGCACCGTCCGTGGCGCAGGCTCAGCAGGCCTCGCAGGTGACGTTCCAGAACGGTGACGAGATTGTCACCGTTGAGCCGCCCGTTCAGGTACCGGTCGTTGGTCGTATCGCCGCCGGTAACCCAATTCTCGCGGATCAGATGATTGAGGACGTCTTCACACTGCCCCGCCGCCTCACGGGTGAGGGAGAGCTGTTCACCCTCAAGGTTAAAGGTGACTCCATGATCGAGGCGGCGATATGCGACGGCGACTGGGTGGTGGTTCGGCGTCAGCCGGTGGCTGAGAACGGAGAAATCGTCGCGGCCTTACTGGATGATGAAGCGACGGTGAAAGTGCTTGACCGGAGAAATGGACACGTCACGCTGCTACCGTGCAACACGGCCTTCGCTCCTATCCCGGCCGACGACGCTGAGATCCTCGGACGCGTCGTCACTGTGATCCGGGCACTCTGA
- a CDS encoding ATP-dependent DNA helicase, whose protein sequence is MKSAAVEDETAPTDREAVDEILEVVISAMAGARREGQVTMSHRVRQALEGSEHLLVQAGTGTGKSIGYLVPVMEWVARTGMRAVISTATLTLQRQIVTQDAPRVARAVREVTGREPTVALLKGWNNYVCLRKVTGGYPEEDALLSRAAAEFGASATGEEVVRLREWAMSTDTGDRDDLVPGVSERAWRQVSLAKPECLGTSCPLRESCFPVLARDAAAEADIVVTNHSMLGVESAGTPVLPGGADAFVVDEAHELVNRVTEQLAASLSRVEIAATARLLRREQIMVLDLERAGEALGSVLDALPEDRLVEMPAELTDSLLALLGCLQQALDDVAALPGKEEADAAAKKVARNRVQSVVDVIELLLSDGVQAGSFVPWVSRDGEDRSYLHVAPLDVSASLADILFEDKPVILTSATLEIGGSFTHIARQTGFLYPSQGPWEGIDVGSPFDHARQGILYVASHLPAPGREGYGDEQLDELVDLVRASAGGALCLFTSRRAAEAAADYAREKLETPVLVQGEDQLPTLISRFADDDAASLFGTLSLWQGVDVPGRTCRLVIIDRIPFPRPNDPLMQARTQAVNASGGNGFMQVAAAQAALLLAQGVGRLLRTVDDRGVVAILDSRLRTARYGQFLAASLPRLWPTSDSDTVRAALTRLADPE, encoded by the coding sequence GTGAAAAGTGCGGCTGTCGAAGACGAGACGGCGCCCACGGATCGCGAAGCTGTTGACGAGATCCTCGAAGTGGTGATCTCCGCCATGGCCGGTGCGCGGCGCGAGGGCCAAGTGACAATGTCCCATCGGGTGCGGCAGGCTCTTGAAGGCAGTGAACACCTTCTGGTGCAGGCTGGCACCGGTACGGGCAAGTCAATCGGGTATCTGGTGCCAGTGATGGAGTGGGTGGCCCGTACGGGTATGCGGGCCGTTATCTCGACCGCAACGCTGACCTTGCAACGGCAGATTGTCACCCAGGACGCGCCTAGGGTAGCGCGAGCAGTGCGTGAAGTGACCGGCCGCGAACCGACGGTCGCACTGTTGAAGGGGTGGAACAACTATGTTTGCCTGCGCAAGGTCACCGGTGGCTATCCCGAGGAGGACGCGCTTCTTTCACGCGCTGCCGCAGAGTTCGGGGCGAGCGCTACCGGCGAGGAAGTGGTAAGACTACGTGAATGGGCAATGTCCACGGATACGGGCGACCGCGATGACTTGGTTCCCGGCGTGTCGGAACGAGCCTGGCGGCAGGTGTCATTGGCCAAACCGGAGTGCCTGGGTACGTCGTGCCCTTTGCGGGAATCGTGTTTCCCCGTTCTTGCCCGAGACGCCGCTGCCGAGGCCGATATTGTGGTGACCAATCACTCCATGCTCGGTGTTGAGAGCGCCGGTACTCCAGTGCTGCCTGGCGGTGCTGACGCCTTCGTCGTCGATGAGGCGCATGAGTTGGTGAACCGTGTGACGGAACAGCTGGCCGCGTCGCTGTCTCGCGTGGAGATTGCGGCCACCGCTCGGTTGCTGCGCCGGGAGCAGATAATGGTTCTGGATCTCGAACGGGCGGGTGAGGCGCTGGGGAGTGTTCTCGATGCACTTCCGGAAGATCGGCTGGTGGAAATGCCCGCCGAGCTGACCGACTCATTGCTCGCCCTACTCGGATGCTTACAGCAGGCATTGGACGATGTGGCCGCTCTACCCGGCAAGGAAGAGGCGGATGCCGCGGCGAAGAAGGTTGCTCGTAATCGTGTGCAGTCCGTGGTGGATGTGATCGAACTGCTCCTGTCCGATGGGGTGCAGGCAGGCTCCTTCGTTCCCTGGGTTTCACGTGATGGTGAGGACCGCTCATATCTGCACGTTGCGCCGCTGGATGTTTCCGCGTCATTGGCAGACATCCTGTTCGAGGACAAGCCGGTTATTCTGACCTCCGCCACCTTGGAGATCGGTGGCAGTTTCACTCACATCGCACGCCAGACCGGTTTTCTGTACCCGAGTCAAGGCCCGTGGGAGGGAATCGATGTTGGTTCCCCATTCGATCATGCACGGCAGGGAATTCTCTACGTCGCCTCGCACCTGCCGGCTCCCGGCCGTGAGGGGTACGGGGATGAGCAACTCGATGAACTGGTAGATCTTGTGCGCGCCTCGGCGGGTGGTGCGCTTTGTCTGTTCACATCGCGGCGCGCGGCGGAGGCTGCAGCCGACTACGCGCGGGAGAAGCTTGAAACGCCGGTTCTTGTGCAAGGCGAGGACCAACTTCCGACGCTGATCAGTCGGTTCGCCGACGACGACGCGGCCAGCCTGTTCGGCACGCTTTCTCTGTGGCAGGGCGTCGACGTGCCAGGGCGGACATGCCGCCTTGTTATCATTGATCGGATTCCCTTCCCGCGCCCCAATGACCCGCTAATGCAGGCCCGTACGCAGGCGGTGAACGCCTCCGGCGGCAACGGCTTCATGCAGGTGGCGGCAGCGCAGGCCGCATTGCTATTGGCGCAGGGCGTCGGTCGCCTGCTGCGCACAGTGGATGATCGCGGTGTTGTTGCTATTCTTGATTCTCGGTTGAGAACAGCTCGCTATGGGCAATTTCTCGCGGCTTCCCTGCCGCGCCTGTGGCCCACGAGTGATAGCGATACCGTCCGCGCTGCGCTGACACGCCTAGCCGACCCGGAATAG